In one window of Flavobacterium ginsengisoli DNA:
- a CDS encoding DUF1842 domain-containing protein, whose protein sequence is MSELLAGAYLAKGTIGNVGTPGAPIAAFSLVVVPSQHSVSGTVVITQAVKGADSHIVVQVKGKIFSTGFGEFTQVVSLQGQYVQSVPPPGIGSFLAEFNAHLAIDNAWNGKGGFGYWNHAVENVPVAVAKELKSELV, encoded by the coding sequence ATGTCAGAATTATTAGCAGGTGCTTATTTAGCAAAAGGCACAATCGGAAATGTAGGAACACCAGGTGCTCCAATTGCGGCATTTAGTTTAGTCGTTGTTCCATCGCAACATTCTGTTTCAGGGACAGTAGTAATTACACAAGCTGTTAAAGGAGCAGATAGCCACATTGTAGTTCAAGTAAAAGGAAAGATATTTTCTACTGGGTTTGGCGAATTTACGCAGGTAGTGAGTTTGCAAGGACAATACGTTCAATCTGTTCCGCCTCCAGGGATTGGTTCTTTCTTAGCAGAATTTAATGCTCATTTAGCAATTGATAATGCTTGGAATGGCAAAGGCGGTTTCGGATATTGGAATCACGCTGTTGAAAATGTACCAGTTGCAGTTGCAAAAGAATTAAAGTCTGAGTTGGTTTAA
- a CDS encoding GbsR/MarR family transcriptional regulator has product MEFKEAKNKFVQTWGALGSQWGINKTMAQIHALLMVSNEPISMEDIMEELQISRGNASMNLRSLMDWGIVYKEFKAGERKEFFTAEKDLDELAVKISRERSKREIKPTLKILKEVSTIEAKDSAEEKHFVDQTTKLYDFVLKADNMLDKMTEFNDNWLGKLVMKMMK; this is encoded by the coding sequence ATGGAATTCAAAGAAGCAAAAAATAAGTTCGTACAAACTTGGGGAGCATTAGGTTCTCAATGGGGAATTAATAAAACGATGGCACAGATCCACGCTTTATTGATGGTTTCAAACGAACCTATTTCTATGGAAGACATTATGGAAGAATTGCAAATTTCTCGTGGAAACGCAAGCATGAATTTAAGAAGTTTAATGGATTGGGGAATTGTCTATAAAGAATTTAAAGCTGGAGAAAGAAAAGAATTCTTTACAGCTGAAAAAGATTTAGACGAATTAGCGGTTAAAATTTCCAGAGAAAGAAGTAAAAGAGAAATTAAACCAACGCTGAAAATCTTAAAAGAAGTTTCGACTATTGAAGCAAAAGATTCAGCAGAAGAAAAACACTTTGTAGATCAAACTACCAAATTATACGATTTTGTTTTGAAAGCAGATAATATGTTAGACAAAATGACTGAATTCAATGATAACTGGCTAGGAAAATTGGTCATGAAAATGATGAAGTAA
- a CDS encoding YqjF family protein, translating into MNFLKAEWKNLALVNYEIDAEILEKYLPTGTEIDIWDNKCYVSLVGFMFKNTRVLGLKVPFHIDFEEVNLRFYVKRFENGEWKRGVVFIKEIVPKKSITFIANTLYQEHYETQKMRHEIIEHQNTNTFIYQWKNDKEWNTIEIETKKDLSKIEIDSEAEFITEHYFGYTKIDEETTFEYEVTHSRWEQFEVVNHRIDIDFEKNYGSDFGFLQTQKPTSIFLAQGSKITVKNKRKLQILPVLKEMY; encoded by the coding sequence ATGAACTTCTTAAAAGCAGAATGGAAAAACTTAGCGCTTGTCAATTATGAAATTGATGCTGAAATCTTAGAAAAATATCTTCCTACAGGAACTGAGATCGATATTTGGGACAACAAATGTTATGTCAGTCTAGTTGGATTTATGTTTAAAAATACCAGAGTTTTAGGATTGAAAGTTCCGTTTCATATCGATTTTGAAGAAGTGAATCTGAGATTTTATGTAAAACGTTTTGAAAACGGTGAATGGAAACGTGGTGTAGTTTTCATTAAAGAAATTGTTCCTAAAAAATCTATCACTTTTATCGCCAATACTTTGTATCAAGAACATTATGAAACTCAGAAAATGAGACATGAAATAATAGAACATCAAAACACGAATACTTTTATCTATCAATGGAAGAATGACAAAGAATGGAATACAATTGAAATTGAAACCAAAAAAGATTTAAGTAAAATCGAAATCGATTCTGAAGCTGAATTCATTACAGAACATTACTTCGGCTATACAAAAATCGATGAAGAAACCACTTTTGAATATGAAGTGACACATTCAAGATGGGAACAATTTGAAGTTGTAAATCATAGAATTGATATTGATTTCGAAAAAAATTATGGAAGTGATTTTGGATTTCTTCAAACTCAAAAACCAACTTCCATTTTCTTAGCTCAAGGTTCAAAAATTACAGTGAAGAACAAAAGGAAATTGCAAATACTTCCTGTTCTGAAAGAGATGTATTAA
- a CDS encoding cation:proton antiporter, with amino-acid sequence MELYYTFSVLIVLASFFAYLNLRFLKLPGTIGIMIIAMLVSVGIRLLGDSYFPATTKHFFDLIKEFDFNEILMGAMLNFLLFAGALHVNMADLKEQKVPIMIYSTVSVVLSALIISMLLFYIAPLLGIKIPYIFCLVFGTLISPTDPIVVLGVLKEAKVPKRIETKIVGESLFNDGVAVVMFAVVLKMATDPTFDATFSSISLLFIEEGIGGLLLGAVFGFTASRVMKKIDDYKVSVLITLSIVTGGFLVAQALHVSSPLAMVVAGLIIGNYGKKVAMSEVTKDYLGKFWELIDEILNAVLFLFIGFELLLLPNLDKQLLTGIVAIFIVLFSRLTSIVLPWKFFDIFKFFGIKSAYNKGSLMVLVWGGIRGGVSIALVLSMPESEYKNLLLEVTYIVVLFSIVVQGLTVGKLAKRVLEKE; translated from the coding sequence ATGGAATTATACTACACATTTTCGGTGCTAATTGTATTGGCATCTTTCTTCGCCTATTTGAATTTAAGATTTTTAAAACTTCCTGGAACCATCGGAATCATGATTATTGCCATGCTGGTTTCGGTTGGAATTCGCCTTTTGGGAGATTCTTATTTTCCTGCAACTACTAAGCATTTTTTTGATTTAATAAAGGAATTTGACTTCAACGAAATCCTAATGGGAGCCATGTTGAATTTTCTTTTATTTGCTGGAGCATTGCACGTAAATATGGCTGATCTGAAAGAACAAAAAGTGCCTATTATGATTTATTCTACGGTAAGTGTTGTTTTATCGGCTTTGATAATTTCGATGCTTCTATTTTATATCGCGCCACTTTTAGGAATAAAAATACCTTACATATTTTGTTTAGTTTTTGGAACTCTAATTTCTCCAACTGATCCAATTGTGGTCTTAGGAGTTTTAAAAGAAGCAAAAGTTCCAAAAAGAATAGAAACTAAAATTGTTGGTGAGTCATTGTTTAATGATGGAGTAGCAGTAGTAATGTTTGCTGTTGTTCTAAAAATGGCAACCGATCCAACATTTGATGCAACTTTTAGCTCGATCTCTTTGTTATTTATAGAAGAAGGAATCGGTGGACTTTTATTAGGAGCGGTTTTCGGATTTACAGCTTCAAGAGTCATGAAAAAAATTGACGATTATAAAGTTTCTGTTCTTATAACGCTTTCCATAGTAACAGGAGGATTTTTGGTGGCACAGGCTTTACACGTTTCGAGTCCGTTAGCAATGGTTGTTGCCGGATTGATTATTGGAAATTATGGTAAAAAAGTGGCCATGAGCGAAGTGACCAAAGATTATTTAGGGAAATTTTGGGAACTTATTGATGAGATTCTAAATGCCGTTTTGTTTTTATTTATTGGTTTCGAATTATTATTGCTTCCAAATTTAGACAAACAGTTGTTGACAGGTATTGTTGCCATTTTTATTGTACTGTTTTCAAGATTAACTTCGATTGTTTTACCTTGGAAATTCTTCGATATCTTTAAGTTCTTCGGAATTAAATCGGCTTACAATAAAGGTTCATTGATGGTTTTGGTTTGGGGAGGAATTCGCGGTGGAGTTTCTATTGCGTTAGTTCTTTCAATGCCAGAAAGCGAATATAAAAACTTGTTGCTTGAGGTAACTTATATTGTTGTTTTATTCTCAATTGTAGTTCAAGGATTAACTGTTGGAAAGTTGGCAAAAAGAGTTTTAGAGAAAGAGTAA
- a CDS encoding helix-turn-helix transcriptional regulator: MKISKSQLNRKMKKEMSFSPKKLILHYKMDLAKHILSQNRYSIEETAFYCGFSGVTHFSRKFKQEFGISPLAYRKNGLIIVFNPHDWKIPLNDECFNKLIQLKDENKWFAKLLITIIDNLDNEAFSIEMLSDKLFMSSSNLNRKVKSLFEFSPVRLLRDIRLQYATELIVLQNKSITEAAFLAGFFDVAHLSRVFKKNFNCSPSKYESRTTLFPFINLLKKEYESN; the protein is encoded by the coding sequence TTGAAAATTAGCAAATCTCAGCTTAACCGTAAGATGAAAAAAGAAATGAGTTTCTCGCCCAAGAAACTCATTTTGCATTATAAAATGGATCTAGCAAAGCATATTCTGAGTCAAAACAGATATTCTATAGAAGAAACAGCGTTTTATTGTGGTTTTAGCGGTGTAACTCATTTCAGCCGTAAGTTCAAGCAGGAATTTGGGATTTCTCCATTGGCATATCGTAAAAACGGACTTATAATTGTTTTTAATCCTCATGATTGGAAAATTCCTCTTAACGATGAGTGTTTTAATAAACTAATTCAATTAAAGGATGAAAATAAATGGTTTGCAAAATTGCTAATTACTATTATTGATAATCTTGATAATGAAGCATTTTCTATAGAAATGCTATCAGACAAACTTTTTATGAGTTCCTCAAATCTCAATCGGAAAGTGAAATCCTTATTTGAGTTCTCACCAGTTCGCCTCCTTCGCGATATACGTCTTCAATACGCTACCGAATTAATAGTGCTACAAAACAAATCAATAACTGAAGCCGCTTTTCTTGCTGGTTTTTTTGATGTTGCCCATTTATCTCGTGTCTTCAAGAAAAATTTTAATTGCAGTCCCAGTAAATATGAAAGCAGAACTACTTTATTCCCCTTCATTAATTTATTAAAAAAGGAATATGAATCAAATTGA